The following proteins come from a genomic window of Candidatus Krumholzibacteriia bacterium:
- the rfbF gene encoding glucose-1-phosphate cytidylyltransferase — MRVAILAGGKGTRLAEETTVRPKPMVEIGGRPILWHIMKHYSHYGYNEFVIALGYHGEYIKRWMRDYCSLAGHMTVKTNTGDVLTVQDDRPEWTVHLVETGMETQTGGRIKRLKPWLPDERFMLTWGDGLSDVDLGRLLAFHEGHGRHATMTSVRPPARYGHLQFEGDRVVRFTEKPQTAEGWINGAFFVLQREVFDYIDGDSTQWEKEPMERLADEGHLMAYKHTSFWQCMDTLREKHILTQLWDSGDAPWKSWE, encoded by the coding sequence ATGAGAGTGGCGATCCTCGCCGGAGGCAAAGGTACTCGTCTCGCGGAAGAGACGACCGTGCGTCCGAAACCCATGGTCGAGATCGGCGGGCGGCCGATCCTGTGGCACATCATGAAGCACTACTCACACTACGGGTACAACGAGTTCGTCATCGCGCTCGGGTACCACGGCGAGTACATCAAGCGCTGGATGCGCGACTACTGTTCGTTGGCCGGTCACATGACGGTCAAGACCAACACCGGGGACGTCCTCACCGTGCAGGACGACCGGCCGGAGTGGACGGTCCACCTGGTGGAGACCGGCATGGAGACGCAGACCGGAGGACGCATCAAACGACTCAAACCCTGGTTGCCCGACGAGCGCTTCATGCTTACCTGGGGCGACGGCCTGTCCGACGTGGACCTCGGCCGTCTCCTGGCCTTCCACGAAGGGCACGGCCGGCACGCCACCATGACCTCGGTCCGGCCGCCCGCCCGGTACGGACACCTGCAGTTCGAGGGCGACCGGGTCGTACGCTTCACCGAGAAGCCCCAGACCGCCGAGGGCTGGATCAACGGCGCCTTCTTCGTACTCCAACGCGAGGTCTTCGACTACATCGACGGCGACAGCACCCAGTGGGAGAAGGAGCCCATGGAACGCCTGGCCGACGAGGGACACCTCATGGCCTACAAGCACACCTCCTTCTGGCAGTGCATGGACACGCTGCGAGAGAAGCACATCCTGACCCAGCTGTGGGACTCGGGAGACGCACCCTGGAAGAGTTGGGAGTAA
- a CDS encoding SDR family oxidoreductase, with protein MRVLVTGHLGYIGTVLTPMLLERGYDVVGLDSDLFRECTFGGEIADVPNLGCDVRDVEAEQLKGFDAILHLAGLSNDPLGDYDPDLTYEINHRASVRLAKLAKEAGVRRFVFASSCSNYGGAGDDFLDESAHFNPVTPYGESKVMVERDVTPLADDTFSPTFLRASTAFGLSPRIRFDLVVNNLTAWAFTTGKVMLKSDGTPWRPVVHVSDIARAYIAVIETDLELVHGKAFNVGLTTENYQIRELAEIVGQVVPDCQVAFADGAGPDKRNYRVDCNLIARTLHAYKPQWTAWRGTEQLYLAYQQYGLELDEFEGKRFKRIDHVKSLIDSGKLDGKLRWRSPAVTG; from the coding sequence ATGCGCGTTCTCGTCACCGGACACCTCGGATACATCGGAACGGTCCTCACACCGATGCTCCTGGAGCGGGGCTACGACGTGGTCGGCCTCGACAGCGACCTGTTCCGCGAATGCACGTTCGGCGGCGAGATCGCCGACGTGCCGAATCTGGGCTGCGACGTCCGCGACGTCGAGGCCGAACAATTGAAGGGCTTCGACGCGATCCTGCACCTGGCCGGTCTGTCGAACGATCCGCTGGGTGACTACGATCCCGATCTGACCTACGAGATCAACCACCGTGCTTCGGTGCGCCTGGCGAAATTGGCCAAGGAGGCCGGCGTGCGTCGCTTCGTCTTCGCCAGCTCGTGCAGCAATTACGGGGGCGCGGGCGACGACTTCCTCGACGAGTCGGCGCACTTCAATCCCGTCACCCCCTACGGCGAGTCGAAGGTCATGGTCGAGCGTGACGTCACGCCGCTGGCCGACGACACCTTCAGCCCGACCTTCCTCCGCGCCTCGACCGCCTTCGGTCTGTCGCCGCGGATCCGTTTCGACCTCGTGGTGAACAATCTCACGGCTTGGGCTTTCACCACCGGCAAGGTCATGCTCAAGAGCGACGGCACGCCGTGGCGTCCGGTGGTGCACGTGTCCGACATCGCGCGGGCCTACATCGCGGTGATCGAGACCGACCTCGAGCTCGTGCACGGCAAGGCCTTCAACGTGGGCCTGACCACCGAGAACTACCAGATCCGCGAGCTCGCCGAGATCGTGGGCCAGGTCGTTCCCGACTGCCAGGTCGCCTTCGCCGACGGTGCCGGCCCCGACAAACGGAACTACCGGGTCGACTGCAACCTGATCGCCCGTACGCTGCACGCCTACAAGCCGCAATGGACGGCCTGGCGGGGGACCGAGCAACTGTACCTGGCGTACCAGCAGTACGGGCTGGAGCTCGACGAGTTCGAGGGCAAGCGCTTCAAGCGCATCGACCACGTCAAGAGCCTGATCGACAGCGGAAAGCTCGACGGCAAGTTGCGCTGGCGTTCGCCGGCCGTCACCGGTTGA
- a CDS encoding class I SAM-dependent methyltransferase — MASATHTCRSCGSASLDSILDLGVTPLADGMRRDDQLSKPEPTFPLEVVFCHDCSLMQIDETVDPELLFAADYPYFSSFSRYLLEHSKKNVEELIEARGLGAGSFVIELASNDGYLLKNYVDHGIPVLGIDPVEGVAKAAEKIGVPTRVAFFGATVGRELAEEGKRADVVHANNVLAHVADTNGFVAGLHHILKDDGVGVIEFPYVRDLIDHVEFDTIYHEHLCYFSVTAVDKLLRRHDLYLNDVKWLPIHGGSLRLFVQRFEDVGDNVKRMLAEEKEHGVDRLEYYRDFSERVQYLRESLLGLLKALKAGGKTIAAYGAAAKGSTLINYVGIGPDLIDWVCDRNVHKQGLYMPGQDVPIVSPDAIREKKPDYLLLLPWNLETEIVAQEKEFRDAGGRFIIPVPAPRIV, encoded by the coding sequence ATGGCTTCAGCCACGCACACCTGTCGTTCGTGCGGCAGTGCCTCGTTGGACTCGATCCTCGATCTGGGCGTGACGCCGCTGGCCGACGGCATGCGACGCGACGACCAGCTCTCGAAGCCCGAGCCGACCTTTCCGCTCGAGGTCGTGTTCTGCCACGACTGCTCGTTGATGCAGATCGACGAGACGGTCGACCCCGAGCTGCTGTTCGCGGCCGACTACCCCTACTTCTCGTCGTTCAGCCGTTACCTGCTCGAGCACTCGAAGAAGAACGTCGAGGAACTGATCGAGGCGCGCGGTCTCGGAGCCGGCAGTTTCGTGATCGAGCTGGCGAGCAACGACGGCTATCTGCTGAAGAACTACGTCGACCACGGGATCCCCGTGCTCGGGATCGATCCCGTGGAGGGTGTGGCCAAGGCCGCCGAGAAGATCGGCGTGCCCACGCGCGTGGCGTTCTTCGGGGCGACCGTCGGCCGTGAGCTGGCCGAAGAGGGCAAGCGGGCCGACGTCGTGCACGCCAACAACGTGCTGGCCCACGTGGCCGACACCAACGGTTTCGTGGCCGGCCTGCACCACATCCTGAAGGACGACGGCGTCGGCGTGATCGAGTTCCCCTACGTGCGCGACCTGATCGACCACGTGGAGTTCGACACGATCTACCACGAGCACCTGTGCTACTTCTCGGTCACCGCGGTCGACAAGCTGCTGCGGCGCCACGACCTGTACCTGAACGACGTCAAGTGGCTGCCCATCCACGGCGGCTCACTGCGGCTGTTCGTGCAGCGTTTCGAGGACGTGGGCGACAACGTGAAGCGCATGCTCGCCGAGGAGAAGGAACACGGCGTCGACCGTCTGGAGTACTACCGCGACTTCTCCGAGCGTGTGCAGTACCTGCGCGAGTCGCTGCTCGGGCTGCTGAAGGCGCTGAAGGCCGGCGGGAAGACCATCGCGGCCTACGGAGCGGCGGCGAAGGGCAGCACGCTGATCAACTACGTGGGCATCGGTCCCGACCTCATCGACTGGGTCTGCGATCGCAACGTCCACAAGCAGGGGCTGTACATGCCCGGCCAGGACGTCCCGATCGTGTCTCCCGACGCCATCCGCGAGAAGAAGCCGGACTACCTGTTGTTGCTCCCCTGGAACCTCGAGACCGAGATCGTGGCCCAGGAGAAGGAGTTCCGCGACGCCGGGGGCCGCTTCATCATTCCCGTGCCGGCGCCGCGCATCGTCTGA
- a CDS encoding class I SAM-dependent methyltransferase — translation MAETTTCPNCGTPGFRTFHRASGVPTNSCILLETREEALEYPRGDIDLCYCPTCHFIGNAAFDEKLTEYSGRYEETQGFSGTFQRFHREMSDELQTRFELRGKDVLEIGCGKGEFLLMLCEDGETRGVGFDPAYRPDRHAPEPGQNVEFVRDFYSEKYSDVKADFVCCKMTLEHIQPTAQFVGTVRRAVGERDADIFFMIPETLRILEDCAFEDVYYEHVSYFTPPSLHHLFREQGFTVLELGNEYDGQYLTISATTRSNGAEPAPAPDASALPGLVEGFESAFERKVGFWRDRLAALRADGKRAVIWGSGSKGVSFLTTLGLGTDDVYGAIDINPHRHGYYMPTTGHRIYGPADLPGIDPDCVIVMNAIYRDEIAADMEKHGVSAEILTLEDA, via the coding sequence ATGGCCGAGACCACGACCTGCCCGAACTGCGGCACGCCGGGATTCCGGACCTTCCACCGGGCCTCCGGGGTGCCGACCAACAGCTGCATCCTGCTCGAGACGCGAGAAGAAGCCCTCGAGTATCCGCGGGGCGACATCGACCTGTGCTACTGCCCGACCTGCCACTTCATCGGCAATGCGGCCTTCGACGAGAAACTGACCGAGTACTCGGGGCGCTACGAGGAGACCCAGGGCTTCTCGGGAACCTTCCAGCGCTTCCACCGCGAGATGAGCGACGAGCTGCAGACCCGCTTCGAGCTGCGCGGCAAGGACGTCCTGGAGATCGGCTGCGGCAAGGGCGAGTTCCTGCTCATGCTGTGCGAGGACGGCGAGACCCGCGGCGTCGGCTTCGATCCCGCCTACCGGCCCGACCGGCACGCGCCCGAGCCCGGGCAGAACGTGGAGTTCGTGCGCGACTTCTACTCGGAGAAGTACTCCGACGTGAAGGCCGACTTCGTGTGCTGCAAGATGACGCTCGAGCACATCCAGCCCACGGCCCAGTTCGTGGGCACGGTTCGTCGCGCGGTCGGCGAGCGTGACGCCGACATCTTCTTCATGATCCCCGAGACGCTGCGCATTCTCGAGGACTGTGCCTTCGAGGACGTGTACTACGAGCACGTCTCGTACTTCACCCCGCCCTCGCTGCACCACCTGTTCCGTGAGCAGGGCTTCACGGTGCTCGAGCTCGGCAACGAGTACGACGGGCAGTACCTGACGATCTCGGCGACCACCCGGAGCAACGGCGCCGAGCCGGCTCCGGCGCCGGACGCCTCGGCGCTGCCGGGACTGGTCGAGGGCTTCGAGAGCGCCTTCGAACGCAAGGTGGGCTTCTGGCGCGACCGCCTGGCCGCCCTGCGGGCCGATGGCAAGCGCGCGGTCATCTGGGGCTCGGGCTCGAAGGGCGTGTCGTTCCTGACCACGCTCGGCCTGGGCACCGACGACGTCTACGGCGCCATCGACATCAACCCGCACCGCCACGGCTACTACATGCCGACGACCGGGCACCGGATCTACGGGCCGGCGGACCTGCCCGGGATCGATCCGGACTGCGTGATCGTCATGAACGCCATCTACCGCGACGAGATCGCCGCGGACATGGAGAAGCACGGCGTGTCCGCCGAGATCCTCACCCTGGAAGACGCCTGA